A genomic window from Sparus aurata chromosome 4, fSpaAur1.1, whole genome shotgun sequence includes:
- the tjp1a gene encoding tight junction protein ZO-1 isoform X4, protein MKYQKYITVMQMAMGVTASNKDCLPTKRQLWVTPPDGETSPSGAPGCSDEPSGATGGAGAMAMPATSTLSLPMSQGKPSLRRIKGRIHRSKSLDSIDLLDSNSAAMEETVIWEQHTVTLHRAPGFGFGIAISGGRDNPHFQSGETSIVISDVLKGGPAEGLLQENDRVVMVNAVSMDNVEHAYAVQQLRKSGKNAKITIRRKRKVQIPVSRPGDRETMSEHEEEDSDEDDGYEHHTGGGRSAYEGASGGTGTGRRPDRERSSSNRRDNSASRERSISPRSDRRSQASSAPPRPAKVTLVKSRKNEEYGLRLASHIFVKDISPESLAARDGNIQEGDVVLKINGTVTENLSLIDAKKLIERSKGKLKMVVQRDERATLLNIPDLDDSIPSANNSDRDDISEIHSLTSDHSNRSHGRGRSRSPDRPETSDHLRHSPRQISNGSHRSRDEERISKPGAMSTPVKSSDDGVLSQASDQASSSNEKQLPPLPEPKPVYAQPGQPDVDLPVSPSDAPVPSAAHDDSILRPSMKLVKFKKGESVGLRLAGGNDVGIFVAGVLEDSPAAKEGLEEGDQILRVNNVDFANIIREEAVLFLLDLPRGEEVTILAQKKKDVYRRIVESDVGDSFYIRTHFEYEKESPYGLSFNKGEVFRVVDTLYNGKLGSWLAIRIGKNHQEVERGIIPNKNRAEQLSSVQYTLPKTPGGDRADFWRFRGLRSSKRNLRKSREDLSAQPVQTKFPAYERVVLREAGFLRPVVIFGPIADVAREKLAREEPDIFEQAKSEPRDAGTDQKSSGIIRLHTIKQIIDRDKHAVLDITPNAVDRLNYAQWYPIVVFLNPDTKQGVKTMRTRLCPESRKSARKLYERALKLRKNNHHLFTTTINLNNMNDGWFGALKEIIQQQQNQLVWVSEGKADGAAEDDLDIHDDRLSYLSAPGSEYSMYSTDSRHTSDYEDTDTEGGAYTDQELDETLNDDVGPPTELAITRSSEPVREDPPVIQEPPGYAGYQHTVQPDPLNRIDPAGFKAPAPQQKAEAAAVPSIPQQPEPLAETVPPAVDVTVKTVGGLSPDEAPAAPHSQPSPIPEAGSLRRPTPELTPQSVTPEPLQSGPAISEPKMFQKDPYSTDNTGRIGHSMKPVTYSPPQGYHPDQPYRDYDHPPSRYDVSSSGGGYPEPKYRNYDSNLPYENSVPHFDQQQWNPYSQPHSTANSQGYDPRLPYSDGPDSQYTPPLRYDEPPPQQGFDGRPRYGKPTGPGPVRYDDPPPPAPMSDLHYDQDSHLSTFPSAAHSPEPAAQRSAYNQGPTPQQKSYKPQQYDPIPVNSETSPTPPPKAEAPSPSPVDAPKPVPAREEQQDDPAMRPQSVLTRVKMFENKRSVSVDRARDAGDSVGNKAADLPLKAGGVIPKANSLSNLDQEKTFRAPEPQKPHSSVADDIVRSNHYDPDEDEDYYRKQLSYFDKLQTGPNKPQPQAQASHNFPRTESVEKPSPVEKKYEPVPQVTPALPPATLPKPAPEAKAPAREDTVQTNFLPHKSFPEKSPVNGTSEQPPKTLTNTGAPPVSSYNRYTPKPYTTSAKPFARMFDSPKFNHNLLPNDKPEIAPKGRSSSPVKPQIPPQPQNMDHDSGLDTFTRTMDHRSKHQHNNINAVPKAIPVSPSALDDDEDEDEGHTVVATARGIFNSNGGVLSSIETGVSIIIPQGAIPEGVEQEIYFKVCRDNSILPPLDKEKGETLLSPLVMCGPHGLKFLKPVELRLPHCASMTPDGWSFALKSSDSSSGDPKSWQNKSLPGDPNYLVGANCVSVLIDHF, encoded by the exons agtgCAGCGATGGAGGAAACAGTCATATGGGAGCAGCACACAGTGACCCTTCACAGG gcCCCAGGCTTTGGGTTTGGTATTGCAATCTCTGGCGGGCGAGACAACCCTCATTTTCAGAGTGGGGAGACGTCCATTGTGATATCTGATGTGCTGAAAGGAGGTCCTGCAGAGGGACTGCTTCA GGAAAATGATCGAGTGGTGATGGTCAATGCAGTCTCTATGGACAATGTCGAACATGCCTATGCTGTGCAGCAACTCCGAAAGAGTGGCAAAAATGCAAAGATA ACTATTCGTCGGAAAAGGAAAGTGCAAATCCCTGTTTCTCGGCCAGGGGACAGGGAGACAATGTCAGAGCACGAGGAAGAAGATAGTGATGAGGATGATGGCTATGAGCACCACACTGGTGGTGGCAGAAGTGCCTATGAAGGAGCGAGCGGAGGCACGGGCACTGGCAGGCGTCCTGATCGTGAGcggagcagcagcaacagacgGGATAACAGTGCCTCGCGGGAGCGTAGCATCTCTCCGCGCTCTGATCGCCGATCACAAGCCTCCTCTGCTCCACCCAGGCCTGCCAAGGTCACTCTTGTTAAGTCCCGCAAGAATGAAG AGTATGGACTTCGGTTGGCCAGCCACATATTTGTCAAGGACATCTCCCCGGAAAGCCTTGCTGCCAGAGATGGGAACATCCAGGAGGGAGATGTAGTACTTAAG atcAATGGCACAGTTACAGAGAACCTATCACTGATAGATGCCAAGAAGCTGATTGAGAGGTCAAAGGGCAAGTTGAAGATGGTGGTGCAGAGAGATGAGCGAGCCACACTGCTCAACATTCCTGACCTTGATGACAGCATCCCATCAGCCAATAACTCTGACAGAGATG ACATTTCAGAAATACATTCACTGACATCAGATCATTCCAATCGATCCCACGGGCGGGGTCGATCACGTTCGCCTGACAGGCCCGAAACATCGGACCACCTCCGTCACTCACCTCGGCAGATCAGTAATGGCAG CCATCGAAGTCGAGATGAAGAGCGCATATCCAAACCAGGGGCCATGTCCACACCCGTGAAAAGCTCTGATGATGGTGTCTTGTCACAGGCCAGTGACCAAGCCAGCTCCAGTAATGAGAAGCAGTTGCCTCCGCTGCCAG AACCAAAGCCAGTTTATGCACAGCCTGGTCAGCCTGACGTGGATCTGCCTGTCAGCCCTTCTGATGCCCCTGTACCCAGTGCCGCTCATGATGACAGCATCCTGAG GCCGAGTATGAAGCTGGTCAAGTTCAAGAAGGGAGAGAGTGTCGGTCTGCGGTTAGCAGGAGGGAACGACGTGGGAATTTTTGTGGCAGGAGTCTTGGAGGACAGTCCTGCAGCCAAGGAGGGGCTGGAGGAGGGAGACCAGATTCTCAGG GTGAACAATGTGGACTTTGCTAACATCATCCGGGAAGAGGCTGTGTTGTTTCTGCTGGATCTCCCAAGAGGAGAAGAAGTTACTATTCTGgctcagaaaaagaaagatg TGTATCGGAGGATAGTGGAATCAGACGTGGGTGACTCCTTCTACATCCGGACACATTTTGAATATGAGAAAGAGTCGCCGTACGGGTTGAGCTTCAACAAGGGCGAGGTGTTCCGTGTAGTAGATACGCTCTACAACGGCAAATTAGGCTCCTGGCTTGCTATCCGTATTGGCAAGAACCATCAGGAAGTGGAAAGGGGCATCATTCCCAACAAAAACAG AGCCGAGCAGCTATCTAGTGTGCAGTACACCCTCCCGAAAACACCAGGAGGCGACAGAGCCGACTTCTGGAGATTCCGAGGATTGCGAAGCTCCAAGAGGAATTTGCGGAAGAGCAGGGAGGACTTGTCAGCCCAGCCAGTTCAGACCAAGTTCCCTGCCTATGAGAGGGTGGTGCTGAGGGAAG CTGGGTTCCTGAGGCCTGTGGTTATCTTTGGGCCAATAGCAGACGTGGCCAGAGAGAAACTGGCCAGAGAGGAGCCAGACATTTTTGAACAAGCGA AGAGCGAACCCAGGGATGCGGGAACCGACCAGAAAAGCTCGGGCATCATTCGCCTGCACACCATTAAACAGATCATTGACCGG GACAAGCATGCAGTGCTGGACATCACCCCTAATGCAGTGGACCGTCTGAACTACGCTCAGTGGTATCCAATTGTGGTGTTTCTCAACCCAGACACAAAGCAGGGCGTCAAGACCATGAGGACCCGACTCTGCCCCGAGTCTAGAAAGAGCGCCAGGAAGCTCTATGAACGAGCACTCAAATTAAGGAAGAACAACCACCACCTCTTCACCA caaCCATTAACTTGAACAACATGAATGATGGTTGGTTTGGAGCATTGAAAGAGAtaatccagcagcagcagaaccagcTGGTGTGGGTCTCAGAGGgcaag GCTGATGGGGCAGCTGAGGATGACTTGGACATCCACGATGACCGTCTATCCTACCTTTCGGCGCCAGGCAGTGAGTATTCCATGTACAGCACTGACAGCCGCCACACCTCCGACTACGAGGACACGGACACAGAGGGTGGAGCCTACACCGACCAGGAGCTGGATGAAACACTGAATGACGATGTGGGTCCACCCACGGAGCTTGCCATCACCCGCTCATCTGAGCCTGTCCGTGAGGATCCGCCCGTCATCCAGGAGCCGCCCGGCTACGCTGGCTACCAGCACACAGTGCAGCCAGACCCCCTGAACCGCATCGACCCGGCTGGATTCAAGGCACCAGCGCCGCAGCAG AAAGCAGAAGCCGCTGCCGTCCCTAGCATCCCCCAGCAGCCTGAGCCCCTGGCTGAGACAGTGCCCCCTGCTGTCGACGTTACTGTAAAAACTGTAGGGGGTCTGAGCCCTGACGaggctcctgcagctcctcacagCCAGCCAAGCCCCATCCCAGAGGCTGGCTCGCTCAGGAGGCCCACACCTGAGCTAACCCCTCAGAGCGTGACACCAGAACCTCTACAGTCTGGACCGGCCATTTCAGAACCAAAG ATGTTTCAGAAGGATCCATACAGCACAGACAACACAGGGAGAATTGGTCACAGCATGAAGCCTGTGACATACAGCCCTCCGCAGGGATATCACCCTGACCAGCCATACAGAGATTACGACCACCCACCCAGTCGGTATGATGTCAGCAGCAGCGGAGGTGGTTACCCAGAACCAAAGTACCGCAACTATGACTCTAACCTGCCCTACGAGAACAGTGTGCCTCACTTCGACCAGCAACAGTGGAACCCATACAGTCAGCCGCACTCTACTGCCAACTCACAGGGCTACGATCCCCGTTTGCCATACAGTGATGGCCCTGATTCCCAGTACACGCCTCCTCTCCGCTACGACGAGCCCCCACCTCAGCAGGGATTCGACGGACGGCCTCGCTATGGAAAACCGACGGGTCCAGGGCCCGTCCGTTATGAtgatcctccacctcctgctccaaTGTCTGATCTGCACTACGACCAGGATTCTCACCTGAGCACATTCCCATCAGCTGCCCACTCACCAGAGCCCGCTGCCCAGCGGTCTGCCTATAACCAGGGACCAACACCGCAACAAAAGAGCTACAAACCTCAGCAGTATGACCCCATTCCTGTGAACTCTGAAACCAGCCCAACACCACCCCCCAAAGCAGAGGCCCCCTCGCCATCCCCTGTGGATGCTCCAAAGCCTGTCCCTGccagagaagagcagcaggatgACCCTGCCATGCGGCCACAGTCTGTCCTGACAAGGGTCAAGATGTTTGAGAACAAACGCTCTGTGTCGGTGGACAGAGCCAGAGATGCAGGGGATTCAGTTGGGAACAAG GCAGCTGATTTACCTTTGAAAGCAGGAGGAGTAATCCCCAAGGCAAATTCTCTGAGCAACCTGGATCAAGAGAAGACCTTTAG AGctccagagccacagaagcCTCACTCCAGCGTAGCAGATGACATAGTGCGCTCAAACCATTACGACCCTGATGAAGACGAGGACTACTACAGGAAACAGCTGTCTTATTTTGACAAGCTCCAGACCGGTCCCAACAAACCCCAGCCACAAGCACAAGCAAGCCACAACTTCCCCAG GACAGAGTCAGTGGAAAAACCAAGTCCAGTGGAGAAAAAATATGAACCAGTTCCCCAGGTGACACCTGCCCTACCACCAGCCACACTGCCCAAACCTGCACCCGAAG CCAAGGCTCCTGCCCGAGAGGACACTGTCCAGACCAACTTCCTGCCTCACAAGAGTTTCCCTGAGAAGTCTCCAGTTAATGGCACAAGTGAACAACCTCCGAAAACACTCACAAATACCGGGGCTCCGCCAGTATCCAGCTACAACCGCTACACGCCTAAGCCCTACACCACGTCTGCCAAGCCTTTTGCTCGCATGTTCGACAGTCCTAAATTCAACCACAACCTTCTGCCCAATGACAAACCAGAGATCGCTCCGAAG GGTCGGAGCTCCAGTCCAGTAAAGCCTCAGATTCCCCCACAGCCCCAGAACATGGACCATGACAGCGGTTTGGACACTTTCACACGCACTATGGATCACCGTTCCAAACACCAGCACAACAACATCAACGCTGTTCCCAAGGCCATCCCCGTGAG CCCCAGTGCCCTGGATGATGACGAGGATGAAGATGAGGGCCACACAGTGGTTGCGACAGCTCGAGGCATCTTCAACTCCAACGGTGGCGTCTTAAGCTCTATTGAGACAGGTGTCAGCATAATTATCCCACAGGGTGCCATCCCTGAAGGTGTGGAGCAGGAGATCTACTTCAAGGTCTGCAGAGACAACAGCATCCTGCCACCACTCGACAAGGAGAAGG gagAGACTCTGCTCAGTCCTCTGGTGATGTGTGGACCTCATGGCCTCAAGTTTTTAAAGCCTGTGGAGCTGCGCTTACCTCACTGTGCGTCAATGACCCCTGATGGTTGGTCTTTTGCTCTAAAATCCTCCGACTCCTCGTCGG gtgacCCAAAAAGCTGGCAGAACAAGTCTCTCCCCGGAGACCCCAACTACCTGGTGGGAGCCAACTGCGTTTCTGTGCTCATCGACCACTTCTAA
- the tjp1a gene encoding tight junction protein ZO-1 isoform X5 — protein sequence MKYQKYITVMQMAMGVTASNKDCLPTKRQLWVTPPDGETSPSGAPGCSDEPSGATGGAGAMAMPATSTLSLPMSQGKPSLRRIKGRIHRSKSLDSIDLLDSNSAAMEETVIWEQHTVTLHRAPGFGFGIAISGGRDNPHFQSGETSIVISDVLKGGPAEGLLQENDRVVMVNAVSMDNVEHAYAVQQLRKSGKNAKITIRRKRKVQIPVSRPGDRETMSEHEEEDSDEDDGYEHHTGGGRSAYEGASGGTGTGRRPDRERSSSNRRDNSASRERSISPRSDRRSQASSAPPRPAKVTLVKSRKNEAEYGLRLASHIFVKDISPESLAARDGNIQEGDVVLKINGTVTENLSLIDAKKLIERSKGKLKMVVQRDERATLLNIPDLDDSIPSANNSDRDDISEIHSLTSDHSNRSHGRGRSRSPDRPETSDHLRHSPRQISNGSHRSRDEERISKPGAMSTPVKSSDDGVLSQASDQASSSNEKQLPPLPEPKPVYAQPGQPDVDLPVSPSDAPVPSAAHDDSILRPSMKLVKFKKGESVGLRLAGGNDVGIFVAGVLEDSPAAKEGLEEGDQILRVNNVDFANIIREEAVLFLLDLPRGEEVTILAQKKKDVYRRIVESDVGDSFYIRTHFEYEKESPYGLSFNKGEVFRVVDTLYNGKLGSWLAIRIGKNHQEVERGIIPNKNRAEQLSSVQYTLPKTPGGDRADFWRFRGLRSSKRNLRKSREDLSAQPVQTKFPAYERVVLREAGFLRPVVIFGPIADVAREKLAREEPDIFEQAKTQQQQGGEKSEPRDAGTDQKSSGIIRLHTIKQIIDRDKHAVLDITPNAVDRLNYAQWYPIVVFLNPDTKQGVKTMRTRLCPESRKSARKLYERALKLRKNNHHLFTTTINLNNMNDGWFGALKEIIQQQQNQLVWVSEGKADGAAEDDLDIHDDRLSYLSAPGSEYSMYSTDSRHTSDYEDTDTEGGAYTDQELDETLNDDVGPPTELAITRSSEPVREDPPVIQEPPGYAGYQHTVQPDPLNRIDPAGFKAPAPQQKAEAAAVPSIPQQPEPLAETVPPAVDVTVKTVGGLSPDEAPAAPHSQPSPIPEAGSLRRPTPELTPQSVTPEPLQSGPAISEPKMFQKDPYSTDNTGRIGHSMKPVTYSPPQGYHPDQPYRDYDHPPSRYDVSSSGGGYPEPKYRNYDSNLPYENSVPHFDQQQWNPYSQPHSTANSQGYDPRLPYSDGPDSQYTPPLRYDEPPPQQGFDGRPRYGKPTGPGPVRYDDPPPPAPMSDLHYDQDSHLSTFPSAAHSPEPAAQRSAYNQGPTPQQKSYKPQQYDPIPVNSETSPTPPPKAEAPSPSPVDAPKPVPAREEQQDDPAMRPQSVLTRVKMFENKRSVSVDRARDAGDSVGNKAADLPLKAGGVIPKANSLSNLDQEKTFRAPEPQKPHSSVADDIVRSNHYDPDEDEDYYRKQLSYFDKLQTGPNKPQPQAQASHNFPRTESVEKPSPVEKKYEPVPQVTPALPPATLPKPAPEAKAPAREDTVQTNFLPHKSFPEKSPVNGTSEQPPKTLTNTGAPPVSSYNRYTPKPYTTSAKPFARMFDSPKFNHNLLPNDKPEIAPKGRSSSPVKPQIPPQPQNMDHDSGLDTFTRTMDHRSKHQHNNINAVPKAIPVSPSALDDDEDEDEGHTVVATARGIFNSNGGVLSSIETGVSIIIPQGAIPEGVEQEIYFKVCRDNSILPPLDKEKGETLLSPLVMCGPHGLKFLKPVELRLPHCASMTPDGDPKSWQNKSLPGDPNYLVGANCVSVLIDHF from the exons agtgCAGCGATGGAGGAAACAGTCATATGGGAGCAGCACACAGTGACCCTTCACAGG gcCCCAGGCTTTGGGTTTGGTATTGCAATCTCTGGCGGGCGAGACAACCCTCATTTTCAGAGTGGGGAGACGTCCATTGTGATATCTGATGTGCTGAAAGGAGGTCCTGCAGAGGGACTGCTTCA GGAAAATGATCGAGTGGTGATGGTCAATGCAGTCTCTATGGACAATGTCGAACATGCCTATGCTGTGCAGCAACTCCGAAAGAGTGGCAAAAATGCAAAGATA ACTATTCGTCGGAAAAGGAAAGTGCAAATCCCTGTTTCTCGGCCAGGGGACAGGGAGACAATGTCAGAGCACGAGGAAGAAGATAGTGATGAGGATGATGGCTATGAGCACCACACTGGTGGTGGCAGAAGTGCCTATGAAGGAGCGAGCGGAGGCACGGGCACTGGCAGGCGTCCTGATCGTGAGcggagcagcagcaacagacgGGATAACAGTGCCTCGCGGGAGCGTAGCATCTCTCCGCGCTCTGATCGCCGATCACAAGCCTCCTCTGCTCCACCCAGGCCTGCCAAGGTCACTCTTGTTAAGTCCCGCAAGAATGAAG CAGAGTATGGACTTCGGTTGGCCAGCCACATATTTGTCAAGGACATCTCCCCGGAAAGCCTTGCTGCCAGAGATGGGAACATCCAGGAGGGAGATGTAGTACTTAAG atcAATGGCACAGTTACAGAGAACCTATCACTGATAGATGCCAAGAAGCTGATTGAGAGGTCAAAGGGCAAGTTGAAGATGGTGGTGCAGAGAGATGAGCGAGCCACACTGCTCAACATTCCTGACCTTGATGACAGCATCCCATCAGCCAATAACTCTGACAGAGATG ACATTTCAGAAATACATTCACTGACATCAGATCATTCCAATCGATCCCACGGGCGGGGTCGATCACGTTCGCCTGACAGGCCCGAAACATCGGACCACCTCCGTCACTCACCTCGGCAGATCAGTAATGGCAG CCATCGAAGTCGAGATGAAGAGCGCATATCCAAACCAGGGGCCATGTCCACACCCGTGAAAAGCTCTGATGATGGTGTCTTGTCACAGGCCAGTGACCAAGCCAGCTCCAGTAATGAGAAGCAGTTGCCTCCGCTGCCAG AACCAAAGCCAGTTTATGCACAGCCTGGTCAGCCTGACGTGGATCTGCCTGTCAGCCCTTCTGATGCCCCTGTACCCAGTGCCGCTCATGATGACAGCATCCTGAG GCCGAGTATGAAGCTGGTCAAGTTCAAGAAGGGAGAGAGTGTCGGTCTGCGGTTAGCAGGAGGGAACGACGTGGGAATTTTTGTGGCAGGAGTCTTGGAGGACAGTCCTGCAGCCAAGGAGGGGCTGGAGGAGGGAGACCAGATTCTCAGG GTGAACAATGTGGACTTTGCTAACATCATCCGGGAAGAGGCTGTGTTGTTTCTGCTGGATCTCCCAAGAGGAGAAGAAGTTACTATTCTGgctcagaaaaagaaagatg TGTATCGGAGGATAGTGGAATCAGACGTGGGTGACTCCTTCTACATCCGGACACATTTTGAATATGAGAAAGAGTCGCCGTACGGGTTGAGCTTCAACAAGGGCGAGGTGTTCCGTGTAGTAGATACGCTCTACAACGGCAAATTAGGCTCCTGGCTTGCTATCCGTATTGGCAAGAACCATCAGGAAGTGGAAAGGGGCATCATTCCCAACAAAAACAG AGCCGAGCAGCTATCTAGTGTGCAGTACACCCTCCCGAAAACACCAGGAGGCGACAGAGCCGACTTCTGGAGATTCCGAGGATTGCGAAGCTCCAAGAGGAATTTGCGGAAGAGCAGGGAGGACTTGTCAGCCCAGCCAGTTCAGACCAAGTTCCCTGCCTATGAGAGGGTGGTGCTGAGGGAAG CTGGGTTCCTGAGGCCTGTGGTTATCTTTGGGCCAATAGCAGACGTGGCCAGAGAGAAACTGGCCAGAGAGGAGCCAGACATTTTTGAACAAGCGA aaacacagcaacaacaaggAGGGGAAA AGAGCGAACCCAGGGATGCGGGAACCGACCAGAAAAGCTCGGGCATCATTCGCCTGCACACCATTAAACAGATCATTGACCGG GACAAGCATGCAGTGCTGGACATCACCCCTAATGCAGTGGACCGTCTGAACTACGCTCAGTGGTATCCAATTGTGGTGTTTCTCAACCCAGACACAAAGCAGGGCGTCAAGACCATGAGGACCCGACTCTGCCCCGAGTCTAGAAAGAGCGCCAGGAAGCTCTATGAACGAGCACTCAAATTAAGGAAGAACAACCACCACCTCTTCACCA caaCCATTAACTTGAACAACATGAATGATGGTTGGTTTGGAGCATTGAAAGAGAtaatccagcagcagcagaaccagcTGGTGTGGGTCTCAGAGGgcaag GCTGATGGGGCAGCTGAGGATGACTTGGACATCCACGATGACCGTCTATCCTACCTTTCGGCGCCAGGCAGTGAGTATTCCATGTACAGCACTGACAGCCGCCACACCTCCGACTACGAGGACACGGACACAGAGGGTGGAGCCTACACCGACCAGGAGCTGGATGAAACACTGAATGACGATGTGGGTCCACCCACGGAGCTTGCCATCACCCGCTCATCTGAGCCTGTCCGTGAGGATCCGCCCGTCATCCAGGAGCCGCCCGGCTACGCTGGCTACCAGCACACAGTGCAGCCAGACCCCCTGAACCGCATCGACCCGGCTGGATTCAAGGCACCAGCGCCGCAGCAG AAAGCAGAAGCCGCTGCCGTCCCTAGCATCCCCCAGCAGCCTGAGCCCCTGGCTGAGACAGTGCCCCCTGCTGTCGACGTTACTGTAAAAACTGTAGGGGGTCTGAGCCCTGACGaggctcctgcagctcctcacagCCAGCCAAGCCCCATCCCAGAGGCTGGCTCGCTCAGGAGGCCCACACCTGAGCTAACCCCTCAGAGCGTGACACCAGAACCTCTACAGTCTGGACCGGCCATTTCAGAACCAAAG ATGTTTCAGAAGGATCCATACAGCACAGACAACACAGGGAGAATTGGTCACAGCATGAAGCCTGTGACATACAGCCCTCCGCAGGGATATCACCCTGACCAGCCATACAGAGATTACGACCACCCACCCAGTCGGTATGATGTCAGCAGCAGCGGAGGTGGTTACCCAGAACCAAAGTACCGCAACTATGACTCTAACCTGCCCTACGAGAACAGTGTGCCTCACTTCGACCAGCAACAGTGGAACCCATACAGTCAGCCGCACTCTACTGCCAACTCACAGGGCTACGATCCCCGTTTGCCATACAGTGATGGCCCTGATTCCCAGTACACGCCTCCTCTCCGCTACGACGAGCCCCCACCTCAGCAGGGATTCGACGGACGGCCTCGCTATGGAAAACCGACGGGTCCAGGGCCCGTCCGTTATGAtgatcctccacctcctgctccaaTGTCTGATCTGCACTACGACCAGGATTCTCACCTGAGCACATTCCCATCAGCTGCCCACTCACCAGAGCCCGCTGCCCAGCGGTCTGCCTATAACCAGGGACCAACACCGCAACAAAAGAGCTACAAACCTCAGCAGTATGACCCCATTCCTGTGAACTCTGAAACCAGCCCAACACCACCCCCCAAAGCAGAGGCCCCCTCGCCATCCCCTGTGGATGCTCCAAAGCCTGTCCCTGccagagaagagcagcaggatgACCCTGCCATGCGGCCACAGTCTGTCCTGACAAGGGTCAAGATGTTTGAGAACAAACGCTCTGTGTCGGTGGACAGAGCCAGAGATGCAGGGGATTCAGTTGGGAACAAG GCAGCTGATTTACCTTTGAAAGCAGGAGGAGTAATCCCCAAGGCAAATTCTCTGAGCAACCTGGATCAAGAGAAGACCTTTAG AGctccagagccacagaagcCTCACTCCAGCGTAGCAGATGACATAGTGCGCTCAAACCATTACGACCCTGATGAAGACGAGGACTACTACAGGAAACAGCTGTCTTATTTTGACAAGCTCCAGACCGGTCCCAACAAACCCCAGCCACAAGCACAAGCAAGCCACAACTTCCCCAG GACAGAGTCAGTGGAAAAACCAAGTCCAGTGGAGAAAAAATATGAACCAGTTCCCCAGGTGACACCTGCCCTACCACCAGCCACACTGCCCAAACCTGCACCCGAAG CCAAGGCTCCTGCCCGAGAGGACACTGTCCAGACCAACTTCCTGCCTCACAAGAGTTTCCCTGAGAAGTCTCCAGTTAATGGCACAAGTGAACAACCTCCGAAAACACTCACAAATACCGGGGCTCCGCCAGTATCCAGCTACAACCGCTACACGCCTAAGCCCTACACCACGTCTGCCAAGCCTTTTGCTCGCATGTTCGACAGTCCTAAATTCAACCACAACCTTCTGCCCAATGACAAACCAGAGATCGCTCCGAAG GGTCGGAGCTCCAGTCCAGTAAAGCCTCAGATTCCCCCACAGCCCCAGAACATGGACCATGACAGCGGTTTGGACACTTTCACACGCACTATGGATCACCGTTCCAAACACCAGCACAACAACATCAACGCTGTTCCCAAGGCCATCCCCGTGAG CCCCAGTGCCCTGGATGATGACGAGGATGAAGATGAGGGCCACACAGTGGTTGCGACAGCTCGAGGCATCTTCAACTCCAACGGTGGCGTCTTAAGCTCTATTGAGACAGGTGTCAGCATAATTATCCCACAGGGTGCCATCCCTGAAGGTGTGGAGCAGGAGATCTACTTCAAGGTCTGCAGAGACAACAGCATCCTGCCACCACTCGACAAGGAGAAGG gagAGACTCTGCTCAGTCCTCTGGTGATGTGTGGACCTCATGGCCTCAAGTTTTTAAAGCCTGTGGAGCTGCGCTTACCTCACTGTGCGTCAATGACCCCTGATG gtgacCCAAAAAGCTGGCAGAACAAGTCTCTCCCCGGAGACCCCAACTACCTGGTGGGAGCCAACTGCGTTTCTGTGCTCATCGACCACTTCTAA